Below is a window of Mycolicibacterium chitae DNA.
CAGGCCACCTCGGCGCCGGACTTCACCGTCGTGACGAACCGCATCAGCGCGCGACGGTCATAAGACTCCGGAAAGCCTTTGCGGTGCATGATGTTCCGCCGGGACAGCTCGGCATTGGGATACAGGAAGCCGTCGGTGGTGACCAGATCCACCTTGGCGTGATTGCCCCACCTGGCCAGCAGCGCCTGCAGCACACGCGCGGTGGTGGACTTGCCCACGGCCACGCTGCCGGCCACGCCGATGATGAACGGCACCGGGCGGTCCGGGTTCTGGTCCGATTCGCCGAGGAACTCCGCCGTCGCGGCGAACAGACGCTGGCGCGCGGCCACCTGCAGATGGATGAGTCGGGCCAGCGGCAGATAGACCTCTTCGACCTCAAGCAGATCCAACTGCTCGCCCAGGCCACGCAGCCCCAGGACCTCTTCCTCGGTCAACTTGAGCGGCGTCGACATACGCAGCGCTCGCCATTGCTTTCGGTCGAACTCCACGTACGGGCTCGGCTCGCTCAGCCGCGACATGGCCTCAAGTCTTGCAGCACTGGTCACGACGTGTGCGTGTGGGTGGCGTCCAACACGGGTGCGGCTACCGTTGAGCGATATGGAACCCGCCTCGTTGATCCGCGAGTATCTGTTGCTGGGCCTGCGCTTCGACCGCATCGAAGAGGGCTACGTGGACTCGTTCACCGGCGACCCCGCGCTGCGCCACCAGGTTGCCGACGAGCCCGCACCGGACGCCGCCGACCTGTCCCGGCAGGCCCGACGCCTGCTGGCCGCGTTGCCCGAGGTGCCGCGTCGCGACGGGTTCGACGAGACCCGCGCCGCCTATCTGGGCGCCCACCTGCGCGCGCTGGAATGCGCGGCCCGCAAGTTCGCCGGGACCGACGTCGGCTTCGTCGACGAGGTCCGCGCCTACTTCGACGTCGACATCACCAAGGGCGATCAGGACCGCTACCGCGAGGCGCACGCCCGGCTCGACGAGGTGCTGGGCGGCACCGGCCCGCTCGTCGACCGGATGGAGGCCGACCGGCGCGCCGACGAGATCCCCCCGGAGCGCCTCGGCGAATGCATCGCGGCGTTCTCCAGCGCGCTGCGCGACCGGGTGCGCGCGGAGTTCCCGCTGCCCGAGGCCGAGACCATCGACTACGAGATCGTCACCGACAAGCCCTGGTCGGGGTTCAACTACTACCACGGGGACTACCGCTCGACGGTGGCCGTCAATGCCGACCTCAAGCAGCAGATGGCCAACCTGCCGTCGCTGGTGGCCCACGAGTCCTACCCGGGCCACCACACCGAGCACTGCCGCAAGGAGGCCGGGCTGGTCGAGGGCCTCGATCAGCAGGAACAGACCATCTTCCTGGTCAACACGCCCCAGTGCCTGATGGCCGAGGGGCTGGCCGACCTGGCGCTCTACGCCGCGATCGGTCCGGAATGGGGCAGCTGGGCCGCGGAGATCTACGCCGACCTGGGCCTGCGGTTCGACGCCGAACGCGCCCAGGCGATCTCGGCGGCCCGCGCCACGCTGGCCGATGTGCGCCAGGACGCCGCGCTGATGCTGCACGACGAGCACCGCGACCTCGACGACGTCGTCGCCTACGTACGGCGCTGGTTGCTGGTCGACGAGACCCGCGCCCGGCAGATGATGCGGTTCTTGTCCTCGCCTTTGTGGCGGGCCTACACCAGCACCTATGTCGAGGGTTATCGGTTGTTGCGGCCCTGGCTGGACGACCGGCCGGAGGGGGTGAGCCTGACCCAGCGGTTCGGTCGCCTGCTCGACGAGCCGCTGATCCCGTCGACCCTGCGCGCCGCGGCCTGAGCGGGCGAGTTTGGTCGCCCGGGGCCGCGGTTTAGGCTTGGGCCATGACTGCAGATTCCACCGTTTCCAGCTCGACCGCCGCCCCGGGTGCGGAGTACGCGGCGACCGCGAGCGCCGCGTACCGCGCCGCGCTCGAGGTCATCGAGTCGGTGGAGCCCCGCGTCGCCGCGGCCACCCGCAAGGAACTGGCCGATCAGCGTGACTCGCTCAAGCTGATCGCCAGCGAGAACTACGCGTCGCCGGCGGTGCTGCTGACCATGGGGACCTGGTTCTCCGACAAGTACGCCGAGGGCACCGTCGGGCACCGCTTCTACGCGGCCTGCCAGAACGTCGACACCGTCGAGGCGCTGGCCGCCGAGCATGCCCGCGAGCTGTTCGGCGCGCCCTACGCCTACGCCCAGCCGCACTCCGGCATCGATGCGAACCTGGTGGCCTACTGGGCCATCCTGGCCACCCGGGTCGAGGCGCCGGGCCTGGCCGAACTGGGCGCCAAGCACGTCAACGACCTGTCCGAGGCGGACTGGGAGAAGCTGCGGGCCAAGCTGGGCAACCAGCGGCTGCTGGGCATGTCCCTGGACACCGGCGGTCACCTCACGCACGGCTTCCGGCCCAACATCTCCGGCAAGATGTTCCACCAGCGGCAGTACGGGACGGATCCGGCTACTGGCTTTATCGACTACGACGCCGTCGCCGCGGCCGCCCGCGAGTTCAAGCCGCTGGTGCTGGTCGCCGGCTACTCGGCCTACCCGCGCCGGGTGAACTTCGCCAAGATGCGCGAGATCGCCGACGAGGTGGGCGCCACCCTGATGGTCGATATGGCGCACTTCGCCGGTCTGGTCGCCGGCAAGGTCTTCACCGGCGACGAGGACCCGGTGCCGCACGCGCACGTCACCACCACCACGACGCACAAGTCGCTGCGTGGTCCGCGCGGCGGGTTGGTGCTGGCCACCGAGGAGTACGCGCCGGCCGTCGACAAGGGCTGCCCGATGGTGCTCGGCGGCCCGCTGTCGCACGTGATGGCGGCCAAGGCCGTCGCGTTGGCCGAGGCCCGTCGCCCCGAGTTCCGCACCTACGCCCAGGCCGTCGCCGACAACGCGCAGGCGCTGGCCGACGGCTTCGTCAAGCGCGACGCGGGCCTGGTCACCGGCGGCACCGACAACCACCTGGTGCTGCTGGACGTGACGTCGTTCGGGCTGACCGGCCGTCAGGCCGAGTCCGCGCTGCTCGACGCCGGCATCGTCACCAACCGGAACGCGATCCCGGCCGACCCGAACGGCGCCTGGTACACCAGCGGCATCCGGCTGGGCACGCCCGCGCTGACCACCCGCGGCTTTGGCGCCGACGACTTCGATCGGGTGGCCGAACTCGTGGTCGACGTGCTGAAGAACACAACACCATCGGGCGGCGCGGCAGGTTCCGTATCCAAGGCCAAGTACACCCTGGCCGACGGCACCGCCGAGCGGGTGCACGCCGCGGCGGCCGAGCTGCTCGACGCCAACCCGCTGTACCCCGGGTTGACGCTGTAGCGCCGGGCTGCGGGGGACACGGCGGGGCGATTTTAAGAAACATGTGAACTCGGGTTACAGTTAGTTTTATGGCTGAGTTCCCCATTGCCAACGCCTTGACCCTCGAGCTGGAGCCGGTGGTCGCAGAGAACCTGCAGCGTCACCTGGACACCGCCGAAGAGTGGTTCGCCCACGACTACGTGCCGTTCGAACAGGGCGAGAACTTCGCGTTCCTGGGCGGCCGGGACTGGGAGCCCTCGCAGCAGACGCTGCCGCAGCACGTCGTCGACGCCTGCGAGATCCTGCAGATCACCAAGGACAACCTCGCCGGGTATCACCGCGAACTCGTCGAGCACTTCATCCTGGAGTGGAAGTGGGGCCGGTTCATCGGCCGCTGGACCGCCGAGGAACACCTGCACGCCATCGTGATGCGCAACTACCTGGTGGTCACCCGCAACTTCGACCCGACCGCCAACGAGGACGTCCGCGTCGACCACGTGATGAACAAGGGCTACCGGGCCAGTTCCTTCACCCAGATCGAGACCCTGGTCTTCATGGCGCTCTTCGAGCGCAGCTTCGCGGTGTTCTGCCGGCGTACGGCCGAGCAGACCGAGGAGCCCATCCTGAAGTCGCTGCTGAACCGGATCGCCGTCGACGAGGAACGCCACGAGGTGTTCTTCGCCAACCTGGTGCGCTGGTGTGTGCAGTACGACGAGGCCGAGACGATCGCGGCGGTCGCGCGGCGCGCCAAGGAACTGCAGGTTCCGGGCGCCGACATCGACGCCTTCGCCGGCAAGGTCGCCAACGTCGCCGAGGCCGGGATCTTCGGCCCCGAGCAACTGCGCCAGGTGATCTCCGACGAAATCACCGCCTTCGGGCTGGACGACCGCGAAGAACTCCGCGAGTTCATCTGCGCGTAACCGCGTTTCGGCGCGCCTGCAGCCTCGCAATGGCGTTGCGGGAGTAGCGTCGTTGGCGATGGCTAGCGACATGCTCTGCTATCCGGGCGGTATCTCCCGTAGCTACTACGGCAGGACCGGCCCCGGTCCTGATGCCGCTGCGCCCGCTGACAACACCTCCGCGGGGCCGCGTGGGTCGAGGAGCGCCACGTGAGTGATTCACCGAAGGCTCAGTCGGACAACTCGTCGGAAGGCCTGCGGACCTATGTCCTGGACACCTCCGTCCTGCTTTCCGACCCTTGGGCGGCCACCCGGTTCGCCGAGCACGAGGTTGTCGTACCGCTGGTCGTGATCAGCGAGCTCGAGGCCAAGCGGCACCATCACGAACTCGGTTGGTTCGCGCGTCAGGCGCTGCGTATGTTCGATGATCTCCGACTGGAGCACGGGCGCCTCGACCAACCGATTCCCGTTGGGACGCAGGGTGGTTCGCTGCATGTCGAGCTGAATCACAGCGATCCGAACGTGCTGCCGGCGGGGTTCCGGACCGACACCAACGACGCCCGCATCCTGACCTGCGCGGCGAACCTGGCCGCCGAGGGCAAACGGGTCACGCTGGTCAGCAAGGACATCCCGCTGCGGGTCAAGGCCGGCGCCGTCGGCCTGGCCGCCGACGAGTACCGCGCCCAGGACGTCATCACCTCGGGCTGGACCGGGATGACCGAGCTCGACGTGGTGCCCGAGGACGTCGACACCCTGTTCGCCGACGGCGAGCTGGACCTCGAACAGGCGCGAGACCTGCCCTGCCACACCGGGATTCGGCTGCTCGGCGGTACCTCGCACGCGCTGGGCCGGGTCAACGCCGACAAGCGCGTGCAACTGGTGCGCGGCGACCGCGAGGTGTTCGGGCTGCGGGGCCGCTCCGCCGAACAGCGCGTCGCGCTGGATCTGCTGCTGGACGAGTCGGTGGGCATCGTGTCGCTCGGCGGCAAGGCCGGCACCGGCAAGTCGGCGCTGGCCCTGTGCGCCGGCCTGGAGGCCGTGCTGGAGCGCCGCACCCAGCGCAAGGTCGTGGTCTTCCGCCCGCTGTATGCCGTCGGCGGCCAGGATCTGGGCTACCTGCCCGGTAGCGAGAGCGAGAAGATGGGCCCGTGGGCGCAGGCCGTCTTCGACACCCTCGAAGGCCTGGCCAGCCCGGCCGTCCTCGAGGAGGTGCTGGCCCGCGGCATGCTGGAGGTGCTGCCGCTGACCCACATCCGCGGCCGCTCGCTGCACGACTCGTTCGTCATCGTCGACGAGGCGCAGTCGCTGGAGCGCAACGTGCTGCTGACCGTGCTGTCGCGATTGGGGACCGGCTCGCGGGTGGTGCTCACCCACGACGTGGCGCAGCGCGACAACCTGCGGGTGGGTCGTCACGACGGGGTCGCCGCGGTCATCGAGAAGCTCAAGGGGCATCCGCTGTTCGCGCACATCACCCTGCTGCGCAGCGAGCGCTCGCCGATCGCCGCGCTGGTCACCGAGATGCTCGAGGAGATCACCCCGAGCGCGCTGTCCTGAGGGATTTCGGCGTGATTTCCCACGCTCAGCATGGGAAATCACGCCGAAATCGCGCGCCGGGTGGGGATGATTAGCCGCCATGCACTCGACCATCGCGATCACCCTGACGGTCATGGTGTTCGGCTACGCCGTGATGTCGGCGATCGTGCACCGGTGGTACGTCGCGCCCGCCCTGATCTTCGTCGCGGCGGGAATGCTGCTGGGGCCGTCGGGCCTCGGGGTCCTGCCCGAGAGCGAGGACGCCGACACCTTTACCGTGCTGGCGCAGCTGGCGCTGACCGTCATCCTGTTCAACCACGCCGTCGCCGTGGTGACCGGCGGCTTGCGTGGGCGCATCACCGGTCGGCTGCTGCTGATCGGCATCCCGCTGACGCTGATCCTGGGCACCGTCACCGCGCTGCTTCTGCTGCCGGTGCTGCCGCTGTGGGAGGCGGTCTGCCTGGCCGCGATCCTGGCGCCCACCGAGGTCGCGCTGATCGAGGCGCTGTTGGAGGACCGCCGGATCCCCGAGCAGGTTCGGCATGCGCTGTCGGTGGAATCCGGGCTGTACGACGGGTTCGCCCTGGCGACGCTGCTCGCGGCCATCGCGGTGGCCTCCGGCAGCGCCGAGGACGAGAGCGCGACGGCGTGGGTGCTGTTCGCGGTGCGCACCGAGTTGCTGTCGGTGGCGGTGGGCGCGGGCGTCGGGCTGTTGGGCTCGATGGTCATCGTGTACTCGGTGCGGCGGCACTGGATGAGCAAGACCTGGGCGCAGTTGGCGACGCTGGCCGTGGCGCTGCTGTGCTTCCAGGTGGGGGAGACCCTGCACGCCAGCGGCTTCGTGGCGGCGTTCGTGGGCGGGCTGGTGTACGCGGTGGTCAGCCGGCGCGCGGGGCAGGTGCTGCCCACCCAGGTCACCGATGCGACGGGAAAACTGCTCGAACTGCTGGTCTTCGCACTGTTCGGCGCCTACCTGCTGGTGTCCGGTTGGCGCGACGCCACCTGGCAGGTGGTGCTGTTCGCGGTGCTGGCGTTGGTGGTGGTGCGGATGGCCGCGGTGGCGGCGGCGCTGTGGGGCACCGAGGCGCCGCTGCGCAGCCGGTTGTTCATCGGTTGGTTCGGGCCGCGCGGGATCGGCAGCCTGGTGCTGGCGATGATCGTGCTGGGCCGCGGCGAACTCGAACACAGCGATCTGTTGGTTCAGGTCACGGTGGTCGCGGTGAGCATCAGCCTGGTGCTGAGCAGCGTGACCGTGCCGTGCGGGATCCGGCTGGTGTCGGTCGATCGGCTTGTCCGGTCTGGCCCCTGACCACGACGGCGACATAGTAGATTCAACGCCCATGAGGAAGTCAGTGGTGGCGATGTTCGTGGGCGGCAGCGCGGTGGCCGCGGCAATCGCGGTGGCGCCGGTGGCGCAGGCCGATCAGTTGGGCTACGTCATCAACGTGACGTTGGGCCCCGGCTACAACTTCCCGAACGCGGAGGCCGCCCTGGACTACGGCTACATGCTGTGCGACCGGATCGCCGCCGGCGACAGCTACCCGGCGATGGCCGAGCAGATCAAGCGCGACTTCGGCCCCGACGAGTACAAGGTGTCCTACCTGCTGAGCCAGTCCGCGCAGGAACTGTGCCCGGCGCAGACCTGGCAGCTGCGCCAGTCGGTCGGCGACGGATACCGCCCCGCGCCCTAGTCCGGCGAGGCCCGGCGGATGCGCCACGGGCCGGGCAGAAATGCCACCGAGATCGCCGAAATGACCGATACGGCAATCAGATAGGCCGCGATCGAGTCGCTGGTCTCGGTGGCCGAATACAGCGCCACCGCGATGGTCGGCGCGAACGCCGAGCCCAGCACCTGCGAGAGCGTGTAGCCCACCGAGACCGCGCTGTAGCGGACGTCGGCGTCGAACACCAGGCTGAACAGTGATCCGGTGACGCCGGCCGCGGGCGCCATCGCCAGCCCGAACACCAGCACCAGGGCCGCCAGGAACAGTGCCGCGTTGCCGGTGTTGATCAGCGCGAAGGTCGGGAAGACCGCGGCGCCCATCGCCACCACGCCGCCGAAGAATACCGGCTTGCGGCCCACCCGGTCCGACAGTGCGCCGAACAGCGGATAGGTCAGCACCGCGACCACCCCGGCGACGAACACGCCGAACAGCGCCTCGGTGCGTCCGATCCCGGCGACCGTCGTCCCGTAGGACACCAGGTACGCCACGCAGATGTAGGCGAACACACCCTGGGACAGGTAGGCGCCGGCCACCAGCAGGATCTGCCGCCAGTGCTTGCGGAACGCCTCGGCCACCGGGATCCGGACGGTGGCGGCGCGCTCGCGCACCGCGGCGAAGTCCGGGCTCTCGGCCAGCGACAGCCGGATCACTAGGCCGATGATGATCAGCACGGCGCTGGCCAGGAACGGGATCCGCCAACCCCAGGACAGGAACTGCGCGTCGGGCAACTGCGCGACGGTGAAGAACGCCAGGGTGGCCAGCGCGGTCCCGGCCGGTGCGCCCATCTGCGGGAAGGCCCCGAAGAAACCCTTGCGCGACGCCGGCGCGTGCTCGACGGCCATCAGGGTGGCCCCGCCCCACTCGCCGCCCACCGCGAAGCCCTGCAGCAGCCGCAGCACGGTCAGCAGAATCGGTGCGGCCACACCGATCTGGGCGTAGCTGGGCAGCAGACCCATGGCGACGGTGGAGCCGCCCATGAGCAGCAGCGAGTACACCAGCATCCGCTTGCGGCCCACCCGATCGCCGAAGTGGCCGAACACGATCCCGCCGAGCGGCCGCGCCACGAAGCCGACGCCGAAGGTCGCGAAGGACAGCAGCACGCCGACCGACGGCTCGGCCTCCGGGAAGAACAGCTTCGGGAACACCAGCGCGGCGGCGGTTCCGTAGATCAGGAAGTCGTAGAACTCGACCGTCGTGCCGACGAAACTCGCGATCGCCGCCCGCCACGGAGAAAGCTTCATCGTCGTCATGATCTTGGCGTGATCACCGTCGATCAGCGTGGGAGATCACGCCGAAATCACCGAGTGTCAGTCGCGGACCTTCGCCATGGCCAGCACGTCGAGGCGACGGTCCAGCTCCTCCTCGGACAGCTTGTCGCCGATCAGCCCGCGGTCGATCACGGTCTGGCGGATGGTCTTCTTCTCGGCCAACGCCTGCTTGGCGACCTTGGCGGCCTCCTCGTAGCCGATCGCGGAGTTCAGCGGCGTCACGATCGACGGCGAGGATTCGGCCAGGGTGCGCAGGCGCTCCTCGTCGGCTTCGAGGCCGTCGATGCACTTGCCGGCGAACAACTTCGACGAGTTGGCCAGCAGCGTGAAGGACTCCAGCACGTTGCGGGCCATCATCGGGATGTAGACGTTGAGCTCGAAGGCGCCGTTGCCGCCGCCCCAGGTGACCGCGGCGTCGTTGCCGATCACCTGCGCGGCGACCTGCGTGATGGCCTCGGGGATCACCGGGTTGACCTTGCCGGGCATGATCGAGCTGCCGGGCTGCAGGTCGGG
It encodes the following:
- the coaA gene encoding type I pantothenate kinase, which encodes MSRLSEPSPYVEFDRKQWRALRMSTPLKLTEEEVLGLRGLGEQLDLLEVEEVYLPLARLIHLQVAARQRLFAATAEFLGESDQNPDRPVPFIIGVAGSVAVGKSTTARVLQALLARWGNHAKVDLVTTDGFLYPNAELSRRNIMHRKGFPESYDRRALMRFVTTVKSGAEVACAPVYSHLLYDIIPGEKQMVRHPDILVLEGLNVLQTGPTLMVSDLFDFSVYVDARIEDIEQWYVSRFLSMRAGAFANPQSHFHSYSTLTDEQAVFAARDIWHSINRPNLIENILPTRPRATLVLRKDSDHSINRLRLRKL
- a CDS encoding DUF885 domain-containing protein translates to MEPASLIREYLLLGLRFDRIEEGYVDSFTGDPALRHQVADEPAPDAADLSRQARRLLAALPEVPRRDGFDETRAAYLGAHLRALECAARKFAGTDVGFVDEVRAYFDVDITKGDQDRYREAHARLDEVLGGTGPLVDRMEADRRADEIPPERLGECIAAFSSALRDRVRAEFPLPEAETIDYEIVTDKPWSGFNYYHGDYRSTVAVNADLKQQMANLPSLVAHESYPGHHTEHCRKEAGLVEGLDQQEQTIFLVNTPQCLMAEGLADLALYAAIGPEWGSWAAEIYADLGLRFDAERAQAISAARATLADVRQDAALMLHDEHRDLDDVVAYVRRWLLVDETRARQMMRFLSSPLWRAYTSTYVEGYRLLRPWLDDRPEGVSLTQRFGRLLDEPLIPSTLRAAA
- a CDS encoding glycine hydroxymethyltransferase, which produces MTADSTVSSSTAAPGAEYAATASAAYRAALEVIESVEPRVAAATRKELADQRDSLKLIASENYASPAVLLTMGTWFSDKYAEGTVGHRFYAACQNVDTVEALAAEHARELFGAPYAYAQPHSGIDANLVAYWAILATRVEAPGLAELGAKHVNDLSEADWEKLRAKLGNQRLLGMSLDTGGHLTHGFRPNISGKMFHQRQYGTDPATGFIDYDAVAAAAREFKPLVLVAGYSAYPRRVNFAKMREIADEVGATLMVDMAHFAGLVAGKVFTGDEDPVPHAHVTTTTTHKSLRGPRGGLVLATEEYAPAVDKGCPMVLGGPLSHVMAAKAVALAEARRPEFRTYAQAVADNAQALADGFVKRDAGLVTGGTDNHLVLLDVTSFGLTGRQAESALLDAGIVTNRNAIPADPNGAWYTSGIRLGTPALTTRGFGADDFDRVAELVVDVLKNTTPSGGAAGSVSKAKYTLADGTAERVHAAAAELLDANPLYPGLTL
- a CDS encoding acyl-ACP desaturase, whose translation is MAEFPIANALTLELEPVVAENLQRHLDTAEEWFAHDYVPFEQGENFAFLGGRDWEPSQQTLPQHVVDACEILQITKDNLAGYHRELVEHFILEWKWGRFIGRWTAEEHLHAIVMRNYLVVTRNFDPTANEDVRVDHVMNKGYRASSFTQIETLVFMALFERSFAVFCRRTAEQTEEPILKSLLNRIAVDEERHEVFFANLVRWCVQYDEAETIAAVARRAKELQVPGADIDAFAGKVANVAEAGIFGPEQLRQVISDEITAFGLDDREELREFICA
- a CDS encoding PhoH family protein, which gives rise to MSDSPKAQSDNSSEGLRTYVLDTSVLLSDPWAATRFAEHEVVVPLVVISELEAKRHHHELGWFARQALRMFDDLRLEHGRLDQPIPVGTQGGSLHVELNHSDPNVLPAGFRTDTNDARILTCAANLAAEGKRVTLVSKDIPLRVKAGAVGLAADEYRAQDVITSGWTGMTELDVVPEDVDTLFADGELDLEQARDLPCHTGIRLLGGTSHALGRVNADKRVQLVRGDREVFGLRGRSAEQRVALDLLLDESVGIVSLGGKAGTGKSALALCAGLEAVLERRTQRKVVVFRPLYAVGGQDLGYLPGSESEKMGPWAQAVFDTLEGLASPAVLEEVLARGMLEVLPLTHIRGRSLHDSFVIVDEAQSLERNVLLTVLSRLGTGSRVVLTHDVAQRDNLRVGRHDGVAAVIEKLKGHPLFAHITLLRSERSPIAALVTEMLEEITPSALS
- a CDS encoding cation:proton antiporter domain-containing protein → MHSTIAITLTVMVFGYAVMSAIVHRWYVAPALIFVAAGMLLGPSGLGVLPESEDADTFTVLAQLALTVILFNHAVAVVTGGLRGRITGRLLLIGIPLTLILGTVTALLLLPVLPLWEAVCLAAILAPTEVALIEALLEDRRIPEQVRHALSVESGLYDGFALATLLAAIAVASGSAEDESATAWVLFAVRTELLSVAVGAGVGLLGSMVIVYSVRRHWMSKTWAQLATLAVALLCFQVGETLHASGFVAAFVGGLVYAVVSRRAGQVLPTQVTDATGKLLELLVFALFGAYLLVSGWRDATWQVVLFAVLALVVVRMAAVAAALWGTEAPLRSRLFIGWFGPRGIGSLVLAMIVLGRGELEHSDLLVQVTVVAVSISLVLSSVTVPCGIRLVSVDRLVRSGP
- a CDS encoding DUF732 domain-containing protein, with protein sequence MRKSVVAMFVGGSAVAAAIAVAPVAQADQLGYVINVTLGPGYNFPNAEAALDYGYMLCDRIAAGDSYPAMAEQIKRDFGPDEYKVSYLLSQSAQELCPAQTWQLRQSVGDGYRPAP
- a CDS encoding MFS transporter — its product is MTTMKLSPWRAAIASFVGTTVEFYDFLIYGTAAALVFPKLFFPEAEPSVGVLLSFATFGVGFVARPLGGIVFGHFGDRVGRKRMLVYSLLLMGGSTVAMGLLPSYAQIGVAAPILLTVLRLLQGFAVGGEWGGATLMAVEHAPASRKGFFGAFPQMGAPAGTALATLAFFTVAQLPDAQFLSWGWRIPFLASAVLIIIGLVIRLSLAESPDFAAVRERAATVRIPVAEAFRKHWRQILLVAGAYLSQGVFAYICVAYLVSYGTTVAGIGRTEALFGVFVAGVVAVLTYPLFGALSDRVGRKPVFFGGVVAMGAAVFPTFALINTGNAALFLAALVLVFGLAMAPAAGVTGSLFSLVFDADVRYSAVSVGYTLSQVLGSAFAPTIAVALYSATETSDSIAAYLIAVSVISAISVAFLPGPWRIRRASPD